The following coding sequences lie in one Pectobacterium sp. A5351 genomic window:
- a CDS encoding iron ABC transporter substrate-binding protein translates to MKLGFGLLSSAVLFASGLALSASANAAENDEGIVIYNAQHENLVKSWVDGFTKETGIKVTLRNGSDTELGNQLVQEGKSSPADVFLTENSPSMVLVDNADLFAPLDKATLAQVPSDYRPSHGRWIGIAARSTVFVYNPTKLTDAQLPKSLADLAQPEWKGRWAASPSGADFQAIVSAYLELKGEKATQDWLKGMKENFTAYKGNSTVMKAVNAGQIDSGVIYHYYRFVDQAKTGENSNNTKLYYFKHKDPGAFVSISGGGVLASSKHAKDAQAFIKWITGKSGQEILRTNDAFEYAVGVNAASNDKLVPLKDLDAPKVDAAKLNSKKVVDLMTQAGLL, encoded by the coding sequence ATGAAGCTTGGTTTTGGATTACTGAGTTCAGCCGTTTTATTCGCTTCCGGTTTGGCTCTCAGCGCATCGGCAAATGCAGCAGAAAACGATGAAGGGATTGTGATTTACAACGCCCAACATGAAAACCTCGTGAAATCCTGGGTTGACGGTTTTACCAAAGAAACCGGCATCAAAGTGACGTTGCGCAATGGCAGTGACACCGAATTGGGCAACCAGTTGGTGCAGGAAGGGAAATCGTCCCCTGCCGATGTGTTCCTGACCGAAAACTCACCGTCGATGGTGCTGGTCGATAACGCCGATCTCTTTGCTCCACTGGATAAAGCCACCCTCGCGCAGGTACCGTCTGACTATCGTCCGTCCCACGGCCGCTGGATCGGGATTGCCGCGCGCTCCACCGTCTTTGTCTACAACCCAACCAAACTTACCGACGCGCAGTTGCCGAAATCCTTAGCCGATCTGGCGCAGCCAGAATGGAAAGGCCGCTGGGCCGCCTCCCCGTCTGGGGCAGATTTTCAGGCCATCGTCAGCGCCTATCTGGAGCTGAAAGGTGAGAAAGCCACGCAAGACTGGCTGAAAGGCATGAAAGAGAACTTCACCGCCTACAAAGGCAACAGTACGGTGATGAAAGCCGTGAATGCGGGTCAGATTGATAGCGGCGTGATCTATCACTATTACCGTTTTGTCGATCAGGCTAAAACCGGCGAAAACAGTAACAACACCAAGCTGTACTACTTCAAACATAAAGATCCGGGCGCGTTCGTCAGTATTTCCGGTGGCGGCGTACTGGCATCCAGCAAACATGCAAAAGACGCACAGGCCTTTATTAAGTGGATTACGGGCAAATCTGGTCAGGAAATCTTGCGCACCAACGATGCCTTTGAGTACGCTGTTGGCGTCAACGCGGCCTCAAATGACAAACTGGTTCCGCTGAAAGATCTGGATGCACCGAAAGTCGATGCTGCCAAGCTCAACAGCAAAAAAGTCGTGGATCTGATGACGCAAGCTGGCTTGCTGTAA
- a CDS encoding PTS lactose/cellobiose transporter subunit IIA: MDVETRMIELIVKSGETRSCAMEALRSARRGEWDHVDELLKMAAVALNRAQLIQTGFIGNQSKEKTTVELIVVHAQDHLMNAMLCRELAEEIIELRKEVSGVNLHIR, from the coding sequence ATGGATGTAGAAACGCGGATGATTGAGCTTATCGTTAAATCTGGCGAAACACGTTCCTGCGCAATGGAAGCCCTGAGATCTGCTCGCCGAGGGGAATGGGATCATGTCGATGAACTATTAAAAATGGCTGCGGTGGCGCTGAACCGGGCGCAATTGATTCAGACCGGATTCATTGGCAACCAGAGTAAGGAAAAAACGACTGTCGAGCTTATCGTGGTGCACGCACAGGATCACTTGATGAATGCGATGTTGTGCCGTGAATTGGCTGAAGAGATTATTGAACTTAGAAAAGAGGTTTCTGGCGTTAATCTCCACATACGCTAA
- a CDS encoding D-alanyl-lipoteichoic acid biosynthesis protein DltD: MKIKNTFCLHIMMATLAILFLSVPPVVTSIDPALTFQPLIKTMEGTAKEQKEKIATLSHALQGNAIFFLGASEVSTSEDEPYAVYNYFNNQLQRPVVAYGDSYVDNVTHFLLLSRFKNELNANSKVVLLLAPDSFYSDGIPPAIFANNFPASIFNPLMQDEQTRSFLVNYLHDIDKDEISHLTFGQMKVYGWDTQIIWQEVSYQFANFCELIKNDWLAMLGITPQSAQPWPQRPIAHTIPDWNRELDQARVLNQSREQSADTLWMDKSVFADDPTREEWDDAPIVPAQMEALRATIQLLKARNAQFVVIVDPINPWAIKNSEKFQSVDSQIRSMLEENQVRYFDMYAQPYQNGWNWDRLHPTDPAWVAIDQFIAESFK; encoded by the coding sequence ATGAAAATCAAAAATACTTTCTGTCTACATATCATGATGGCTACCCTTGCTATCCTGTTCCTTAGCGTTCCCCCGGTGGTGACGAGTATTGATCCGGCACTCACATTCCAGCCGCTGATTAAAACAATGGAAGGGACGGCAAAAGAACAAAAGGAAAAGATCGCCACCCTTTCCCATGCGTTGCAGGGCAATGCGATTTTCTTTCTCGGGGCGTCCGAGGTCTCCACATCTGAAGATGAACCTTACGCTGTCTATAATTACTTTAATAATCAGCTACAGCGTCCTGTCGTGGCCTATGGCGATAGCTATGTAGATAACGTTACGCATTTTCTACTGCTCTCACGTTTTAAAAATGAGCTTAACGCGAACAGTAAAGTTGTTTTGCTGTTGGCACCTGATAGCTTTTATTCAGACGGTATTCCACCTGCAATTTTTGCCAACAATTTCCCGGCATCTATTTTTAACCCCCTGATGCAGGATGAGCAGACGCGTTCCTTTTTGGTCAATTACTTACACGATATCGATAAAGACGAGATCAGCCATTTAACGTTCGGCCAAATGAAAGTCTATGGCTGGGATACGCAAATTATCTGGCAGGAAGTGAGTTATCAATTTGCTAATTTCTGCGAGCTGATAAAAAACGACTGGTTGGCGATGCTGGGCATTACCCCTCAATCGGCACAACCTTGGCCCCAGCGGCCAATTGCCCACACGATCCCCGACTGGAATCGCGAGTTGGATCAGGCTCGCGTGCTCAATCAATCCCGCGAGCAAAGTGCAGACACATTGTGGATGGATAAGTCCGTTTTTGCAGACGATCCAACGCGGGAAGAGTGGGACGACGCGCCGATTGTTCCTGCACAGATGGAGGCATTGCGGGCGACGATCCAACTGCTGAAAGCGCGTAACGCCCAGTTTGTGGTGATTGTCGATCCTATTAATCCGTGGGCGATTAAGAATTCCGAGAAATTCCAGTCAGTCGACAGCCAGATCCGATCGATGCTGGAAGAAAATCAGGTTCGCTATTTTGATATGTATGCCCAGCCTTATCAGAACGGCTGGAATTGGGATCGCCTGCACCCAACCGATCCGGCATGGGTCGCGATAGATCAATTTATTGCTGAGAGTTTTAAATGA
- a CDS encoding membrane-bound O-acyltransferase, whose translation MYSSGMFFFLLFSSALLFALVNRVFSYRLTYLSAFSVLAVLGWGYIFQGDYVVPVAVFLSFYILVTLKEKGWLKTWQAVSLTLLPLFLVKLHLNNHWGMIGLSFMTFRAIDVLLYRSKKDGQHFLHYFCYLFMPFIILAGPMYRWRTWVNDIAKPVFIITREQFLVAMEQIFTGIIQKFLFAMLINNLVIESWNQRPFTLSVGVVMSLAYSAYLYFDFAGYSNMAIGAGRLFGLNIPANFNLPILAKNPQDFWRRFHISLSEWLRDVVFMPIYMNLMKLDFFRQNKTLAQNIGIFCTLFCMGAWNGLERHYVISGALFGAISVAHNMLLWSAKRSPALSNCLHHPVIAFIGRILTLASAAASLYIFSGMSPL comes from the coding sequence ATGTACAGCTCCGGAATGTTTTTTTTCCTTCTGTTTTCATCAGCGTTACTGTTTGCGTTGGTTAATCGCGTATTCAGTTATCGACTGACGTATTTATCCGCTTTTTCCGTGCTGGCGGTACTTGGCTGGGGATATATTTTCCAGGGGGATTATGTTGTTCCCGTGGCGGTTTTCCTGAGCTTTTATATTCTCGTCACCTTAAAAGAGAAAGGCTGGTTAAAAACCTGGCAGGCGGTCAGTCTGACGCTGCTGCCGCTGTTTTTGGTGAAATTACACCTTAACAACCACTGGGGCATGATCGGCCTGTCCTTTATGACTTTCCGCGCCATTGATGTGCTGCTTTATCGCAGCAAAAAAGATGGTCAGCATTTTCTGCATTACTTCTGCTATCTCTTTATGCCTTTTATTATTTTGGCGGGCCCGATGTATCGCTGGCGGACATGGGTTAATGACATTGCTAAACCGGTTTTCATTATTACCCGTGAGCAGTTTTTAGTGGCGATGGAACAAATTTTTACCGGCATTATTCAGAAATTCTTATTTGCCATGCTGATCAATAACCTGGTGATTGAATCGTGGAACCAGCGCCCGTTTACGTTAAGCGTGGGCGTCGTGATGTCGCTAGCCTACAGCGCGTATCTCTATTTTGATTTTGCCGGCTACAGCAATATGGCTATTGGGGCAGGGCGCTTATTTGGCCTGAATATCCCAGCGAACTTTAATCTGCCTATTCTGGCTAAAAATCCGCAGGATTTCTGGCGGCGCTTCCACATCAGCCTGTCTGAATGGTTGAGGGACGTGGTCTTTATGCCAATTTATATGAATCTGATGAAGCTCGACTTTTTCCGACAGAACAAAACGCTGGCGCAGAATATTGGCATCTTCTGCACCCTGTTTTGTATGGGGGCATGGAACGGGCTTGAACGACACTATGTCATCAGCGGCGCACTGTTTGGCGCCATTTCCGTTGCTCATAACATGTTGCTGTGGTCAGCCAAACGCAGCCCGGCGCTGAGCAATTGTCTACATCATCCGGTTATTGCGTTCATCGGTCGCATTCTGACGCTGGCAAGCGCTGCGGCCTCCCTCTACATCTTTAGCGGAATGTCTCCTCTATGA
- a CDS encoding AMP-binding protein: protein MNQHCELQELQDFLRAALLNPANPDRLAISGSDEAMTWQQLSVAVTDWAQRYQQCRQPAGPPVVLYGHQQAEFAVAIYSCLLHNIPYIPVDCIYPQERLNEICHLASASYYYDVATRQFIATGEAAQPLVEQDLAYIMFTSGSTGKPKGVQIGRESLWHFMKWVRQDFSLPDVPVLMNHAVFSFDLSLIPLLANLATGGHIVLNAKEDIAAENWLDRLKDNGVSAWVSTPSFAYQRLLSPQFNSEYLPELNVFVFIGEVLNKALVKQLRRRFPHAKILNSYGPTEATIATTVIEITDEILHSDNDLLPVGAMMPDSRMEITAEGELIIWGKNVMRGYLGLAKENAEKLLHRESEAYRGYRTGDLGYEDGLLYCQGRNDSQIKLNGYRIEINEIENRLLAMSDISEAVVLPLMKSGGGVLRIAAFCVTNLAPEVIKTSLSKVIPPYMVPSQIIIKDALPLNPNGKIDRKLLDTHARTI, encoded by the coding sequence ATGAACCAACACTGTGAGCTTCAGGAACTGCAAGATTTCCTCCGTGCGGCATTGCTTAACCCTGCTAACCCAGATCGGTTGGCGATTAGTGGCAGCGATGAAGCGATGACCTGGCAACAGCTATCTGTTGCGGTGACAGACTGGGCGCAGCGCTACCAGCAATGTCGGCAACCTGCGGGGCCGCCGGTCGTGTTATATGGACACCAGCAGGCGGAGTTTGCCGTGGCGATCTATAGCTGCCTGCTGCATAACATTCCGTATATCCCGGTGGACTGCATCTATCCGCAGGAGAGGCTTAACGAGATTTGTCATCTGGCGAGCGCCTCTTACTATTACGATGTCGCGACCCGACAGTTCATTGCGACCGGAGAAGCCGCACAGCCGTTGGTCGAGCAGGATCTCGCCTATATTATGTTCACCTCCGGCAGCACTGGAAAACCGAAAGGGGTGCAGATCGGACGTGAAAGTCTGTGGCACTTCATGAAGTGGGTGCGTCAGGACTTTTCGCTACCGGATGTGCCAGTGCTGATGAACCATGCGGTGTTCAGCTTCGATCTCTCGTTGATCCCGCTGCTGGCGAATCTGGCAACCGGAGGACATATCGTTCTGAATGCGAAAGAGGATATCGCGGCAGAAAACTGGCTCGATCGCCTGAAAGACAACGGCGTCTCCGCCTGGGTATCAACGCCGTCTTTCGCTTACCAGAGGCTGCTTTCCCCCCAGTTCAACAGTGAATATTTACCTGAACTCAACGTCTTTGTGTTCATTGGTGAAGTGCTGAATAAAGCGCTGGTCAAACAGCTACGCCGCCGTTTCCCGCACGCCAAAATTCTCAACTCCTATGGGCCAACGGAGGCGACTATCGCGACCACCGTCATCGAAATCACCGATGAAATCCTGCACAGCGACAACGATCTGCTGCCGGTCGGCGCGATGATGCCGGACTCCAGAATGGAAATTACCGCTGAAGGTGAGCTGATCATTTGGGGTAAGAACGTAATGCGCGGCTACCTTGGGCTGGCGAAAGAGAATGCCGAGAAGTTGCTGCATCGGGAAAGCGAAGCGTATCGGGGTTACAGAACCGGCGATCTGGGCTACGAGGATGGGCTGTTATACTGTCAGGGGCGCAATGACAGCCAGATCAAACTTAATGGCTACCGTATTGAAATCAACGAGATTGAAAACCGCCTGCTGGCGATGTCTGATATCAGCGAAGCGGTGGTTCTGCCGCTGATGAAATCGGGCGGCGGTGTGCTGCGTATCGCGGCGTTCTGCGTGACGAACTTAGCGCCAGAAGTGATTAAAACATCGCTCTCGAAGGTGATTCCGCCCTATATGGTACCTTCCCAAATTATTATCAAAGATGCGTTGCCGCTTAATCCTAACGGCAAAATCGACCGTAAGCTGCTGGACACCCATGCCCGCACGATCTAA
- a CDS encoding acyl carrier protein, whose protein sequence is MEQEILALFEKILSRKVGFNDELIESDILDSILAVDLVLEVQDVYGCVIPPTEVATVLKTPADLARYIEENRG, encoded by the coding sequence ATGGAACAAGAAATACTCGCGCTGTTTGAAAAGATCTTATCCCGTAAAGTGGGCTTTAACGATGAGTTGATTGAGTCTGATATTCTCGACTCTATTCTGGCGGTCGACTTGGTGCTGGAAGTGCAGGACGTTTACGGTTGTGTGATCCCACCGACCGAAGTCGCTACCGTCCTGAAGACCCCGGCGGACTTGGCTCGCTATATTGAAGAGAACCGAGGCTAA
- a CDS encoding tyrosine-type recombinase/integrase, which yields MPLNARQIETAKPQDKEYKLTDGAGLYLLIKPNGAKYWRLKYRVAGKEKKLSIGVYPDISLAEARLKREEARKIVASGGDPSEQKQVERQAKKTNIDNTFKAIALEWHEYKRPNWSKGYAEDLMEAFENDIFPDIGKRPVAEVKPLEMLTTLRKLEKRGVLDKLRKIRQACNQVFRYAIVTGRAENNPASELASALPPPKATHYPHLLSDELPDFLRALSTYSGSKVTQLATRILMLTGVRTIELRQAEWKEFDFEKQLWEVPKERMKMRRPHLVPLSDQVIDALQQLYAVTGRYNLVFPGRNDITKPMSEASINQVLKRIGYHGKATGHGFRHTMSTILHEQGYNTAWIELQLAHVDKNTIRGTYNHAQYLEQRRGMLQWYGDFIDGLEHGDARKVVVMGKRK from the coding sequence ATGCCACTTAATGCTCGACAGATAGAAACCGCCAAGCCACAAGATAAAGAATACAAACTCACTGACGGCGCAGGCCTTTATCTTCTGATAAAGCCGAACGGAGCCAAATACTGGCGTTTGAAGTACCGCGTTGCAGGCAAAGAGAAAAAATTATCTATCGGCGTTTATCCCGATATCTCGCTAGCTGAAGCAAGACTAAAACGGGAAGAGGCTCGAAAAATCGTCGCTTCTGGTGGCGATCCTAGTGAACAAAAGCAGGTCGAAAGACAGGCAAAGAAAACCAATATCGATAACACCTTCAAGGCCATCGCATTGGAATGGCATGAATATAAACGCCCTAATTGGTCGAAGGGTTACGCTGAAGACCTGATGGAAGCGTTTGAGAACGACATCTTCCCTGATATCGGCAAACGCCCTGTCGCTGAGGTTAAGCCGCTGGAAATGCTAACCACGCTGCGCAAACTGGAAAAACGCGGCGTACTCGATAAGCTGCGCAAAATCCGCCAAGCCTGTAATCAAGTATTCCGCTACGCCATCGTCACTGGCAGAGCGGAGAACAACCCAGCATCAGAACTGGCAAGCGCCCTTCCTCCACCCAAAGCCACGCACTACCCTCACCTGTTATCGGATGAACTGCCGGATTTTCTACGTGCTTTATCAACTTATTCGGGTAGTAAGGTCACACAACTTGCTACACGTATCCTGATGCTTACCGGCGTTCGCACCATCGAATTACGGCAAGCAGAATGGAAGGAGTTTGATTTTGAAAAACAGCTCTGGGAAGTGCCGAAAGAACGCATGAAAATGCGCCGCCCTCACCTCGTTCCCCTTTCCGATCAAGTGATCGATGCGCTGCAACAACTCTATGCCGTTACCGGGCGCTACAATCTGGTTTTCCCTGGACGTAACGACATCACCAAACCGATGAGTGAAGCTAGTATTAATCAGGTACTGAAACGGATTGGTTATCATGGCAAAGCAACAGGACACGGCTTTCGCCACACAATGAGCACCATACTGCACGAACAAGGCTATAACACTGCCTGGATCGAATTGCAGCTTGCTCATGTGGACAAAAACACGATTCGTGGAACATATAACCATGCACAGTATTTGGAACAACGAAGGGGAATGTTGCAGTGGTATGGGGATTTTATTGATGGGCTGGAACATGGGGATGCAAGGAAGGTTGTGGTGATGGGTAAGCGAAAGTAG
- a CDS encoding DUF3772 domain-containing protein, whose product MNILSSAFLRVCLLAMLMLPVGYASAASADPDPQPAQTDAPVKINVDAELIKLQKQLDNIKQQVSGTNNDSKFGALNDTAQELVNNANELANAVAPQRAQIQAQLDVLGPAPEPGSSITETSEVTRKRNSLNAQKAKMDAQSEQIQALRTSAANLSAQIVTLRRNALKTQLALNSGSILGGRFWAPVVTPQAEDARRLSAFQDQISDAFTVAWEPDWRYGSAFLILIAIVMSSAGRRYLEKYLAWAGIHWLPEGRLRRSFLAIASVISTVVTIGIAVNLIDFTFTRHGEASERVVSFLDALVRQAIFCSMVAGLGRAFLSNQRPSWRLPAIANPVAKAMKPFPVVAAGIILIFGFIEQVTATVGTSVAATIMVNGLSALFLAFTAGTITLKSDQIRRHMVHSGEQPEARSTLSGVIHLAVLATSFSILVSLVIGYISLARFLAFELVWIGMVFSCLYLFSTFITDICESLFSPNNASGKRMKNSLNLDDRHLAQATLILSASGKVLLILMAAVALLNGTFGTTTPLELVQKAVEIWGGKGLETLSIVPAHLVNAVLFLVVGVYVLRSSKRWLEDEFLPKTTLERGIRASLVTLFSNIGYILIILLTLATLGIEWNKLAWIVSALSVGIGFGLQEIVKNFISGLILLTERPVKVGDSVSISGVEGDIRRINVRATEIQLGDRSTVIVPNSQFISQNVRNITMGNPFGVATLALTFPLDIDPEEVRALLLDAYINHDAILESPAPSVKFSQLNPTGMVLSVTGYVSSPRMVSEAKSDLLFAIIKRLRESNIPLAVPQKMVLENSGFALPDSISGDDK is encoded by the coding sequence ATGAATATTCTTTCATCCGCATTCTTGCGCGTTTGTTTGCTGGCAATGTTGATGCTGCCTGTTGGGTATGCATCGGCGGCGAGTGCGGATCCTGATCCACAGCCTGCACAGACCGATGCACCAGTAAAAATCAATGTTGATGCCGAGTTGATCAAGCTGCAAAAACAGTTAGATAACATTAAGCAGCAGGTCTCAGGCACCAATAACGACAGCAAATTTGGCGCGTTGAATGACACCGCGCAAGAGCTGGTGAATAACGCCAATGAGCTTGCCAATGCAGTGGCACCGCAGCGCGCTCAAATTCAGGCTCAGTTGGATGTTTTAGGGCCAGCGCCAGAACCCGGCTCTAGCATTACTGAAACCAGTGAGGTGACGCGTAAGCGAAACAGTTTGAATGCGCAAAAAGCAAAAATGGATGCGCAGAGCGAGCAGATTCAGGCGTTACGCACCAGTGCGGCCAACCTATCAGCGCAAATTGTCACTCTACGTCGTAATGCACTGAAAACGCAATTGGCATTGAATTCCGGCAGCATTCTGGGCGGGCGCTTCTGGGCACCGGTTGTGACTCCACAGGCCGAAGATGCCCGTCGCCTGAGTGCCTTTCAGGATCAAATCAGTGATGCCTTTACTGTCGCCTGGGAACCTGACTGGCGTTACGGTTCTGCATTCCTGATTTTGATCGCCATAGTCATGAGTTCGGCAGGCCGTCGGTATCTGGAGAAATATCTGGCCTGGGCGGGTATTCACTGGCTGCCGGAAGGGCGTCTGCGGCGGAGTTTTTTAGCCATAGCGTCGGTTATTTCAACCGTGGTCACGATCGGTATTGCGGTAAATCTGATCGACTTTACGTTTACGCGTCACGGCGAGGCTTCTGAACGCGTCGTGTCATTCCTTGATGCGCTGGTGAGACAGGCCATTTTCTGCTCGATGGTAGCAGGGTTAGGGCGAGCGTTTCTTTCGAATCAGCGTCCTTCCTGGCGTTTGCCTGCGATTGCTAACCCTGTAGCAAAAGCCATGAAGCCGTTTCCTGTGGTTGCCGCAGGCATTATTCTGATCTTCGGTTTTATTGAACAAGTGACCGCGACGGTGGGGACATCGGTCGCGGCAACTATTATGGTGAACGGCTTATCTGCGCTGTTCCTCGCGTTCACCGCAGGGACGATAACGCTGAAAAGCGATCAGATTCGTCGGCATATGGTGCATTCAGGGGAGCAGCCGGAGGCCCGTTCGACGTTATCCGGCGTGATTCATCTTGCGGTATTGGCGACATCGTTCTCGATTTTGGTGTCGCTGGTCATCGGTTATATTTCACTGGCTCGTTTTCTGGCGTTCGAGCTGGTGTGGATTGGTATGGTGTTTTCCTGCCTGTATTTGTTCTCAACGTTTATTACTGATATCTGCGAAAGTCTCTTTTCCCCTAACAATGCCAGCGGCAAGCGGATGAAGAATTCGCTCAATCTGGACGACCGCCATCTGGCTCAGGCCACTTTGATTCTGTCTGCCAGCGGCAAAGTGCTTTTAATCTTAATGGCGGCGGTTGCCTTACTTAACGGTACATTTGGTACCACTACGCCTCTGGAACTGGTGCAAAAAGCCGTTGAAATCTGGGGCGGAAAAGGGCTGGAAACGCTGAGCATCGTGCCTGCGCATCTGGTCAATGCCGTGCTATTTCTGGTCGTGGGGGTTTATGTTTTACGCTCATCAAAACGCTGGCTGGAAGATGAATTCCTTCCTAAAACGACGTTAGAACGCGGAATCCGTGCGTCGTTGGTGACGCTGTTCAGCAACATCGGCTACATCCTGATTATCCTGTTGACGTTGGCGACATTGGGGATTGAATGGAACAAGCTGGCATGGATTGTCAGCGCGCTGTCGGTGGGTATCGGTTTTGGTTTACAGGAGATAGTGAAGAACTTTATCTCCGGCCTGATTTTGTTGACGGAGCGCCCGGTGAAAGTGGGGGACTCGGTGAGCATCAGCGGGGTTGAAGGGGATATCCGGCGGATTAACGTGCGTGCGACGGAAATTCAGTTGGGTGACCGTTCGACGGTGATCGTGCCGAACTCTCAATTTATCTCACAGAATGTGCGCAATATTACGATGGGGAATCCGTTTGGGGTTGCCACGCTGGCGCTGACGTTCCCGCTGGATATCGATCCTGAAGAAGTCCGGGCACTGCTACTGGATGCCTATATCAACCACGATGCGATTCTGGAATCACCAGCACCGTCAGTGAAGTTCAGCCAGTTGAACCCAACGGGCATGGTGCTGAGCGTAACGGGCTATGTCAGCAGCCCGAGAATGGTATCGGAAGCGAAAAGCGATCTGTTGTTTGCGATCATCAAGCGGCTGCGGGAATCTAATATTCCGCTGGCCGTACCGCAGAAGATGGTGCTGGAGAACTCGGGGTTTGCGCTGCCTGACAGCATTTCGGGTGACGATAAGTAG
- a CDS encoding D-amino-acid transaminase: MQRLVYVDGQYLEENEAKISVFDRGFLFADAVYEVTAVIDGKLVDFPDHITRLQRSCRELSLTLPVTPEALKTIHDELINKNDLQEGAIYLQLSRGNAGDRDFYFPSADVKSTLVLFTQARSLVGNPKATTGLHVVTTEDIRWHRRDIKTVSLLAASLAKEYAHANQADDAFFVEEGFITEGSSCNCYIVLHDNTVVTRPLSNDILHGITRQSLLKLAEKDGITLEERCFTPEEAYHAKEMFVSSATMLVLPVVMLDGKTIGDGKPGKITQRLREIYLDMIKQQGK, from the coding sequence ATGCAACGTCTTGTTTATGTTGATGGACAGTATCTCGAAGAAAATGAAGCAAAAATTTCTGTATTTGATCGTGGTTTTCTGTTTGCCGATGCCGTCTATGAAGTGACAGCAGTCATCGATGGCAAGCTGGTTGATTTCCCCGATCATATCACTCGCCTGCAACGCTCCTGCCGCGAGCTCTCACTCACGTTGCCCGTCACTCCTGAGGCACTCAAAACCATTCATGATGAGCTGATCAATAAAAACGATCTGCAAGAAGGCGCGATATACTTACAGCTTAGCCGCGGCAATGCCGGCGATCGTGATTTCTATTTCCCTTCTGCTGACGTCAAATCCACGCTGGTGTTATTCACTCAGGCACGTTCGCTGGTCGGTAACCCGAAAGCCACAACCGGCCTGCATGTTGTCACCACCGAGGATATTCGCTGGCACCGCCGAGATATCAAAACCGTCAGCCTGCTCGCTGCCAGCCTGGCAAAAGAGTACGCCCATGCCAATCAGGCTGATGACGCCTTCTTTGTCGAAGAGGGTTTCATTACCGAAGGCAGTTCCTGCAACTGCTACATCGTCCTGCATGACAACACGGTTGTAACCCGCCCACTCAGCAACGATATTCTTCACGGTATTACCCGTCAGTCTCTGCTCAAGCTGGCAGAAAAGGATGGCATTACGCTGGAAGAACGGTGTTTTACACCGGAAGAGGCCTATCACGCCAAAGAGATGTTTGTCAGCTCAGCCACCATGCTGGTCCTCCCCGTCGTGATGCTGGATGGAAAAACGATCGGTGATGGCAAACCCGGAAAAATCACTCAGCGGTTGCGTGAAATCTATCTTGATATGATTAAACAGCAGGGAAAATAG
- the dgcA gene encoding N-acetyl-D-Glu racemase DgcA: MTEMRYFTESWPIEGAFTISRGSKRQADVVVVALQSGNVVGYGECVPYSRYGESLDNVMAQIGSLHSDVRNGLDREMLQTILPAGAARNALDCAFWDLECKQHQQRIWQRLNLPSPLALETAYTLSLDTPDRMRHAAIHHANRPLLKLKLADANDLARVAAVREGAPLARLIVDANEGWNTERYLTLVPELAALGVTMIEQPFPAGKDDVLADLPRPIPVCADESCHDSQSLAALVGRYDMINIKLDKTGGLTEALRLRNDAQAQGLQIMVGCMVSTSLSMAPAFVIAQGTAVVDLDGPLLLQHDRTNGLHYNGSEILPPDALLWG, translated from the coding sequence ATGACCGAGATGCGATATTTCACCGAGAGTTGGCCAATAGAGGGCGCATTTACCATATCACGCGGCAGCAAGCGTCAGGCAGATGTCGTTGTGGTAGCGCTCCAGTCCGGCAACGTGGTGGGCTACGGAGAATGTGTCCCTTATTCACGCTACGGCGAGTCCCTCGACAACGTAATGGCGCAAATTGGCTCACTGCACAGCGACGTCCGTAACGGTTTAGATCGGGAGATGCTACAAACCATTCTGCCCGCAGGTGCGGCACGCAACGCGCTGGATTGTGCGTTCTGGGATCTGGAGTGCAAACAGCATCAGCAGCGCATTTGGCAACGTTTGAATCTCCCCTCGCCGCTGGCGTTGGAGACGGCCTATACCCTATCGCTGGATACGCCAGATCGTATGCGGCACGCCGCGATACATCATGCCAATCGCCCTCTTCTCAAATTAAAACTGGCAGACGCAAACGATCTGGCCAGAGTTGCCGCCGTTCGCGAAGGCGCGCCATTAGCCCGTCTGATTGTGGACGCCAATGAGGGATGGAACACCGAGCGCTATCTGACGCTGGTGCCTGAACTCGCCGCACTGGGTGTAACGATGATCGAACAACCTTTCCCGGCAGGCAAAGATGATGTGCTGGCAGACCTGCCACGCCCGATTCCCGTCTGTGCCGATGAATCCTGTCATGACAGTCAGTCGCTGGCCGCTCTAGTCGGCCGCTATGACATGATCAACATCAAGCTGGATAAAACCGGCGGGCTAACGGAAGCCCTGCGCCTGCGCAACGACGCACAGGCGCAAGGATTACAAATTATGGTCGGCTGCATGGTGAGTACATCACTCTCAATGGCACCCGCCTTTGTCATCGCGCAAGGCACCGCCGTGGTCGATTTGGACGGTCCGCTGCTTTTACAGCACGACCGCACTAACGGGCTGCACTATAACGGTAGCGAAATATTACCGCCCGACGCATTATTGTGGGGATAA